The bacterium genomic sequence AAACATACTCTATCGACGACCTCAAGCGCGACGGTATAACTGAATGGAACGGCGTGCGGAATCCAGCAGCGGTCAACGCTATCAAGACGATGAGACCCGGCGATACCGTCATCATCTATCACTCGCAGAGGGACGCGGCGGTCGTCGGTCTGGCGAAGGTCGTATCGCCGCCGCGGCCGGACAAGAATGACGCGCGTTCCTGGGTCGCCGACTTCGAGTACGTCAAGCACGCTGCACGCGCGGTAACGCTCCGGGAGATCAAGGAGTCCCATGCATTTGACGACTGGGCGCTCGTGCGCCAGGGACGGCTGAGCACGATGTCCGCGCCAAGGGAGTTCTGGCAGTGGTTACAGAAACGGGGGGCATTCTAGCGCTCGATTGGACTGAAATCCACCCTCTCGCGCGCCGCCTCGCGCTACGTACGCTGCCCTCGGAGCGACGAAGCGCCCATGTGTTGGCCTTGCGAGGTGCATGGGCGGTTTCGGCGACCCCGGGGGGGTGCAACGCCGCCATTATCGAGTGCGGGGGGGAGATGCCGATCCAGGCGACGCGTGAGGATTGAGGATTGTACAGCGGTGGTGATCCTAGCAATCGTCGTTGGCGGCGAAGTTCTACGCCGAGGGAGCTGACACCGAGGCGCCGATGTCCCCCGAGGAATTCTGCCCCGTCATCGGGTGGTTCAGCTCGGAGGGAATACGTTTATGGGGCGTCCGGTATCTTAAGTCCAAAACCTCCGTCTCTGTAAATCTCCAAGGCGCTTCTTCTTCACCTGAAACTGAGCATCAATGCGCTGCCCAAACTCCGAACGAAAATTGGCGATCTCCCCTATGTGTTGATAGATCTCCATAGGGGTCTTGATACGACCTTCTTTCCCGCGCTCAACCTGCAATCGCAGCCAATCAACACGAAACCGGGCGAACACCTCAATATCGTCTTGATCGATCAGGCTCCAATGTTCTGCAAGGACGCCCGAGGAAGGCGCACGCAGCGTCCCGAAGCGAGGGATGGGCTGTCCCCCCAGAGGAGGGTCACGCATGACACATGCGCGAACGTTCAGCACGCAGCAGGGGGGGTCTCGGTTCGAAGATGTCGAGGTCGGGGTCGCGCCGGTTGCGTTCGTTCCCGGCAACCCGCCGCTGGATCTCTCGACGCCGCGTACGGCAACGGTCGCTCAGTTCGCGGTCCTGGCGCCCGGCTGGGACGGCTCGTGGCACCCCACTCCTCGCCGGCAGTACGCCGTCACGCTGGCCGGCGAGTGGGAGATCACGACAACCGACGGCGAGGTCCGTCGCTTCCCACCCGGCAGCC encodes the following:
- a CDS encoding EVE domain-containing protein codes for the protein MAYFLAKTDPQTYSIDDLKRDGITEWNGVRNPAAVNAIKTMRPGDTVIIYHSQRDAAVVGLAKVVSPPRPDKNDARSWVADFEYVKHAARAVTLREIKESHAFDDWALVRQGRLSTMSAPREFWQWLQKRGAF